A stretch of DNA from Malaclemys terrapin pileata isolate rMalTer1 chromosome 19, rMalTer1.hap1, whole genome shotgun sequence:
GCAGCCCCCGCCCAGAGCGACGGGCGGGAACCTGCCAAAGGTGCCAGGCAGAGCGGTGCCAACGTACAaagtcttttaaattaaaatataacattCGCccgtctccccttccccttccccccagtgggCTAGCTGAGATTTTTCTCATTTGTATCAGGGTGTGTCTATGAGGGGGTAGCCATAGGGCCTGCCCACAGAACCATCCAAACCTTTGAGGTCAGAGAACAAAGCCAGCTGCGCACagcaatggtgggggggtggggttggttGGAGGAAGGGCCTGGCCTGTAGTCAAGGCTGACCCCGTAGTCACCACGGTCCCTGATCCGCACTGTGTCCCGGCCCTACCCAAGGTGCCGCGCAGTGCGGGGGCATGGCTGTAGCTGAGGGGTGTGACTAACATCCACACGGTAGCTGGGCCCTGGAAATCAACTATGGTCTTGTAAAGAGGAAGGACCAAACTGACTGGGTTTGTAGCATTTCCGCCTTTAGGAGCTTATGGGAATTAGACATCCCCATCCCCGTGCCTTGATGGAATTTGGGTATCTAACCCCCTTAGGCGCCTTTGAAACTCCCAGCCTCAGAGACCAGGATGACTTCCTAGTACAAACCAGCTGCTCGCTAGCCAAACGCCAAAGCCCCTGACCCCAAGTGGCTTGAGAACGCATCTGTGCAGCGAGCTGGAATTGCAGGGGGGAGCACAGAGACGCGCCCATGTTAAACCAGCCGGGAGCTCGTCCGAACTACGTGGAGACAAGAAGCCAAAGTGGCAGGTGGCGGCTTGCACACAGACCACGCGCTCGCGTGGCTAGCCGGGAGCGCCGCGGGTGGCCGGCTGCCGGCTGGAGCACAGACACTGATGCGGATGcttcccctgctccccggctgTCCCAGTCCTCGGGGAACCCACCGGGGGACGGAACGGGTCTTGGTCTCAGCGCAGCTCAGCAGCCTTGGCCGAAGGAAAACCAATCTCAGCCCCAGACTCGGTGCAACCGGCCCAGTCCAGCGAATGCCGCCTCTAAAGGGCCAGGCAGCCCCAGCGATCACCGGTACGACGGATGCTGTTGGTGTTGCCTTGCCGCACTGTCTCAAACCAATAGGCGGCTTCTAATCACTGCTCCCAGCAGCATCCAGGGAACTGGAACTAGCCAGCTCGGCAGGGCCCCTAGCGCCATCCTCAGGGCAGCCCCGTGCCCCCTTCCTGTCCCGGGCAGGGGCGGGGGACCTAGTTATAAAACACTTCGTCCTCCGAGAGGGAGCTGCTGTCCATGTAGTGCAGGGAGTTGCTGAGCCGCTTCTGGCCGACGCTGGTCGTGCCCTCCTGCTCTCTCCCCACGCAGGCCTGCTCCTTCTCCGAGCTGTCTGCCCGGGAGCTCCCGGTCCGCGGGGAGCCGCAGGGGAGAGCCCCGGGGAAGGGGTGGGTCGAGGTCCACCTGTCCACTCCGGAGTGCACCCAGGGTATTGGGGAGgtgtgggtggaggaggagcaggcGGGCAGGCTGCCTTCCAGGTTGGGGCTACTTATCACCTGGGGACTCAGCACCAGCTTCTCCTGCAGGTAGATGCTCTCCAGGTCTGAAAGCAAagccggggaggggaagagtgTGTCAGGGACTCAGCAGGGCAGGCTACTGGCAGCTGGCAGGACCCGGGAGAATGGGCAAGGACAACACTTGGGAGTGGCCACCAATCcggggtgcccagcttgagacacctgGAGGCGCTGATCACCCATGGCTCCAGCTGGAGTTGCTGCGGCCTCGGTCCATCCagggccccagtcctgccctcaGCTCCTGGGCTTGCGGAAGGGGATCCCCCAGGGATGCAGCATTGGCCTAGTGCAGGGGTGCCCCTGTGCTCCATGGCCCCCAGCTGCCCAAACACACCCCCTTGGAACAAGATGACAGACATGGAGCCAGGGAACCACCCCTGACTGATACAGGACACCAGCAAGGATGGCCCCGAGGGACCCTCCTGAATCTGTGCCAtgcagggagggctggggaaCATCAGGAGGGTCTCTCAtggcagagaggagggggaaggtacCTTGAAGCTGTACAATCTCCTGGGAGCTGCCCCCGTAATTCATTTCTTCATCGTCTAGCGAGGACCAGGCGCTCAGGGTGGCCTCGGTGATGGCGAATTGTTCAGCGACCCCTGGGCAGAACCGTGGGAAACCAAACACAGGTTACAAGGGGAGGAGATTGATACTGGGCCGTGTCCTGAACCTGGCTACGCCAAGGTAAATCTGGAGTGACATCACTGAAATCAGAGCGAAACTGGATGAACACCAGTGTTCCCAGGAGGAGAATCTGGCTTGTCCCCGGCAAACCAGCAGAATTCTATCACCAGGACATAGGAAGTCCCAGAGGGGATCCAGCCACGCTCcatccagtccagtgccctgtctccagccGGGACCAGCACCCTGCTCGGGGGGAAGGTGTGATAGGGGGATCACGATATGGAAAACGCTGGATGGCAGTGAGGCTGAGGGAGTTTTAGCTGGGTCAGGCCCGGGAGTCCTCTGCATGGGTTACCATTTGGCCGACAGCTAAGGGACATGCCAAATGCACGGGCACTGCTCCCCGCCATTCTCCCCAAGGGATGCCCCAGTGCGCAGCCACTTGCAGTGCTCCGTCACGCCGCTGCACAAGTGGAGTTGCTGCTGGTGCattccctgctcccccttcccccagcacagattatcccctgcagcctccccgcTGCCCACCCACCTGCTGCAAAGCGTGCCTCCCTCAGCTCGTCCGTGAGGTAGGAGTAGTGCTCTTCCTCCGTCAGCCACGGCTCACAGCCCACCTGCGGGGCGCTCCAGCCTTTCCACTCGATGAGGTGGGCCACCCGGCCGCGAGCCATGGCGGTGGGTTTGGTGATGTGGTCCTTTATGGTCTGGACTAACCCTAAAGCAGAGACGGGAGGAGCTGGACTGAAGTGGGCGGGATTCAGAGCAGTGGGATCGATGCACCAAGACTTGGTGCTGAAGGAACGTCCTGCGTGACTGATCATGTCCATGCTGGGTGGGCATCTGCACTGCGGTAGCCagtccccagccagccagccccactcaccacaatcctctcctaAGGGGCCACTACAGCAGCTGGCTTGGATTCTTCCTGGGGCTTCCCTAAGGAGCTGGTCAGGAATCTAGAGGGACATTTATAAGATGTTGCCTGGTTTGGGATTGAGGGGCGCTGGTGGAGTTGTGGTTGGGACCCGaggtggaggagcggggggctgtgggtcaggattgaggggcgctggcggagctgtgggggggacccgaggtggaggagcggggggctgtgggtcaggattgaggggcgctggcggagctgtgggggggacccgaggtggaggagcggggggctgtgggtcaggattgaggggcgctggtggagctgtgggggggacccgaggtggaggagcggggggctgtgggtcaggattgaggggcgctggtggagctgtgggggggacccgaggtggaggagcggggggctgtgggtcaggattgaggggcgctggtggagctgtgggggggacccGAGGTGGAGGAGcggagggctgtgggtcaggattgaggggcgctggtggagctgtgggggggacccgaggtggaggagcggggggctgtgggtcaggattgaggggcgctggtggagctgtgggggggacccgaggtggaggagcggggggctgcgggtcaggattgaggggcgctggtggagctgtgggggggacccGAGGTGGAGGAGCTgtgggctgcgggtcaggattgagggactCTGGCAGAGCTACCTGCAGGATGCCttggactggaatagcaggggacgGGGCTAGTGCAGGTTGGAACTGAAGTCCACCATTGCCTCTGCCTGAACCGACCTCAGCCTGGGGcactcccagcctgcccctctcCCAGGTGCACCCTCCCTTGGCAAGGTGGGGTAATGTTTCCTCCCAGCAAGAGCGCCTCCTGCAGGCCTGCGGCAGCACTTCGCACAGCGCTTTTTGCATGGCTGGAACTTGGGGCTATTTCCCTGAAGCAACTCCATTTTCTCATGTCTCGTTGAGCAGGGAGTTACGTGACACTTCCCAGGGCAAACAATGCAGCTCTCTGCGGGTGCACTGATGCGGTATCTAACTGGACGCTTCCGCCCCCCTCAATAGAGCACAGCAAATCCTGGCATTCAAGTGGCACTAGAGTCTGGGTATTAGACCCCTGCGGCTGGCCccagtggggcttgggtggcagggctataaaactgccatgtagacattcccagggctggagcctgagctctgggcccCCATGAGGAGggaggccagccacgggtgtctagtggccatgtagatgtaccctttcaTTCCGCCAGAAGATGCTACCTTGCACAGCACAGAATTTCTCTTCTCAAGAGTGAAGTTAGCACTGGTGCAAGGAGCTGGATCGACAAATTACCACTGACCCCAGCTCAGCTCCAGCCCAAACAAGAGCAGCACCGTGCACCTCCGCCCTGCCTCTGGGGCCAGAGGGACAGTCAGTCTCCAGGGCTCATTCATTCATGGatcagcctctctgctgagtgCCAGCTGGGATGATGGGCACCAgttcactaggaactggactgagcccCCTGAAACGCATCATTACATACGGGCCAGTCTTCAGGTAGTCACGGCTCTTAATGACCAGGGCTGGATCCCGATTTCCTGGTGCTCGCATCTTGGACAGCTCACCCAGGGATGATTCCAAAGCCAAGTGAAGCCCTCaagggaatgtctacattgcaattagatgCTCGGGTCTGGTCTGTGCcggctgactcgggctcacaggacTCGGACTATTTAACTGGTTTTCCAGGCCTTTCGGACTCTACCGGGAGCTCTTGCAGCAGGGCAAACAGGACGAGCTGCCCCTCATATGCAGTCATGGCTGAGATAGCCGCCACTTTTATAAATCGGAGGAAGGGGCGTGGCTAAAGCATTGGCCACGCCTCCGAATGGCCCTAGCCCCACCCAGAATTGGGAAGCGGATAATAAAAGCCTCCAGCTGCTATCTCTCTAGTGTGAGGTGGTTGTTTAGGAGACCTGCTGGCCTAGCCCTAAGTGGCTAGAGGAAGAGGCGAAGCATCTCTCCCGTGCTATCCAGCTCCTGGTGCCTTGCTAAAAA
This window harbors:
- the FAM131C gene encoding protein FAM131C yields the protein MMGSCVSQEFFTSAQKEYSIASHPQCPPSTHHDSQQVPAAALEKNNSKENQMDFCWDPLQKCFKTSSGILSDSKFGSSGYNVTALATSSLVGLVQTIKDHITKPTAMARGRVAHLIEWKGWSAPQVGCEPWLTEEEHYSYLTDELREARFAAGVAEQFAITEATLSAWSSLDDEEMNYGGSSQEIVQLQDLESIYLQEKLVLSPQVISSPNLEGSLPACSSSTHTSPIPWVHSGVDRWTSTHPFPGALPCGSPRTGSSRADSSEKEQACVGREQEGTTSVGQKRLSNSLHYMDSSSLSEDEVFYN